From the genome of Catalinimonas alkaloidigena, one region includes:
- a CDS encoding HPP family protein, with the protein MKSKKAFRKARYIVYRQTILDPWDHLWTFLGALIGIGLIGLLQHYFLSQTENLFLIGSFGASAVLIYGATNSPLAQPRNLVGGHLISALLGVTVAWLFQGTELAWLACALAVALSIVAMQITKTMHPPGGATALIANLGSEKITNLGFGYVLMPVLSGVVILLGVALVCNNLPKNRRYPYRPPKRSPR; encoded by the coding sequence ATGAAATCAAAAAAAGCTTTTCGGAAAGCCCGGTACATCGTCTATCGTCAGACGATCCTCGACCCCTGGGACCACCTGTGGACGTTCTTAGGCGCTTTGATCGGCATCGGCCTCATCGGCTTGTTGCAGCACTACTTTTTGTCACAGACCGAAAATTTATTCCTGATCGGTTCTTTTGGTGCCTCGGCCGTGTTGATTTACGGCGCTACGAACAGCCCCCTGGCCCAACCCCGCAATCTGGTGGGTGGGCATCTGATCAGTGCGCTCCTCGGCGTAACGGTCGCCTGGCTGTTTCAGGGCACGGAACTGGCCTGGCTGGCGTGTGCGCTGGCCGTGGCGCTGTCGATCGTCGCGATGCAGATTACCAAAACCATGCACCCACCCGGGGGCGCTACCGCCCTGATTGCCAATCTGGGCAGCGAAAAGATCACGAACCTGGGATTTGGCTATGTGCTGATGCCGGTCCTAAGCGGGGTGGTAATTCTGTTGGGCGTCGCGTTGGTGTGCAACAACTTGCCTAAAAACCGCCGTTACCCGTACCGCCCTCCCAAACGATCGCCGCGCTGA
- a CDS encoding T9SS type A sorting domain-containing protein, translating into MRLRYLFPVLLWWGACITSPLFGQNCLESTTSLTVTSTVVLNAYHPGAGNALAGSTTIRLGAERAGGANGTIQAGDLVLVIQMQGAEIVPTLPDNTGNYGDGPGGQDRAGFVTNPNYIAGQYEYAVAQNTLGAAGGTLQLQAALTNSYLQETTPTSTIGRRTFQVVKVASFYDLTLQTGGKITTYPWNGTTGGVIALDVNHTFTLNGTLDADYAGFRGGFRQLNERTANDTGYRGEGIAGTPRQVYGFNDTFTALVGTTGLPQGYPGTTSGIYDPDKGYGAPGNAGGSSAEDGGGGGGGNGGRGGGGGASPNFNSSTISAGGTALRLDAGARLFLGGGGGSGGIDDETTNRLEVSSGRPGGGIIVIRANALQGAGTGLIRARGNHGDDGSSAGANTEGSGGGGAGGTIVLLTSTDNLSPFTIAATGGNGTTSESITGGNDAGGGGGGGGNVLLIRRGGTFASTGTVQVTEGAGGQNGTGSYASGGVGGLQILTSPPASNLDCALINLPDAAPGGIPAASLIIWLRADQAVTYNGSQQVSRWTGQSGGAYPFTTTALTTLGTTPDYIAAATNTAFNFNPSIAFRNPSDYLGVPEINNFPTANLSYFAVTQTADNVNRQTVASYLAPSATSGDDHDFHLELTANQVQQTFKLGRQLIHPTEVRDGRTRILAGAYRNDGGAAGVDSELRLDYQAPTTANLNAGNLRQSGALVLGQDLDNLTSGGFSATERFRGEMAEFILVDITLTTVQQQKVSTYLAIKYGVSLPGANYLNSAGDVIFPGSTETTYNRNVAGIGRDDASRLLQRKSRSIQNDARLTVETSAFAMDRQFSVWGHNGGALAFSTADLPAGVTQRLARAWKMYEINTPGALALSFDVSGLTLPTGNLVLLVDDNGTFASGTQRLIPATTYAGGVVTFENVDLASGEVFTVGIAPSTPGGAATAMGLWLKANAGTSTTTSGATVASWSDQSGRTNHATNATAAARPTYVPNAINGNPALDFDGTNDYIGGTAGAYSRSYYIVLSPDAAISRTLAGQMPFGMGSSANTYNYGGLGLGSITGSFTNEVILHLDGSSTNWRRGLTGNATYAAATPYLIAVRDNAAANSLNLSLNGVNVDNSQVNSFSTIVNTAYNVGNTNPGSSGAAAFFNGKVAEVITFTNRTADAEHARIQSYLAIKYGLTLDQTTRQDYVASNGTVLFPATQVLPDFSLYANDIAAIGRDDLSALDQRASRSVNSDAIVTVTHPTSFTHNFSFLAWGNDNAALTEDPNPTDAPANVTRRLRREWRVAKTGTVGPVTLSFNLSGLTVTGTRAQDFLLMLDANGDFSDGFVQTLEATSWAGNVVTFEGVDLVDGTVFTLATAKAPSKPGGVATALWLRADAGVSCATGGCPVASWQDQSGNGYTATGTAPYQPTVASQAMNGHQALHFDGISQRLTTNFTQNPATAAFSVFTVSQPEVEDRLHMLLSQKNGGGGTGRNLLGYDNAPAGTLYTNLGGTATNSSATYTTTAPGIYGYTYDLATTSQQWYLNGQPDLAATYAASSSTGAWVIGANKGESANFLQGALSEVMVFPKRISSQELQRVHSYLATKYGITLQQGTMDYTSSTGTLTYPVDSDPGYRAYRHDIALIGRDDATALHQQWSQSVNTGSAVSMLKNEPFTADQQFIGWGDNGQDLKKGQVADVPSGIESRLTRVWKVSTTNQPSGTLDLTFDLTDVNVGEASNLRLLVDQDGTFEDATVVSPTISQAGNRYTFHQVKVADLPNGSYFTLASSSLQDTPLPVRLLTFDGHYEASAVRLRWATATETENAYFEVLRSDNGSDFRPIGRRDGQGTTAEPYTYTFADYDVTGGTYVYRLRQVDFDGAVTYSPLLSVQVTAPPLQAQVFPNPSDGEAIQVVIHHRGKGEAVQVWVVSPLGATEWRKEVMPVGPPATITDQLPRLSPGLHYLHLRQGDATVVHKLIVQ; encoded by the coding sequence ATGCGTTTACGGTATCTTTTCCCGGTGCTCCTGTGGTGGGGCGCCTGCATTACGTCTCCACTTTTTGGACAAAACTGCCTGGAGTCTACCACGAGCCTGACGGTCACGTCCACCGTGGTGTTGAATGCCTATCATCCGGGGGCGGGCAACGCGCTGGCCGGGAGCACCACGATCCGCTTGGGCGCAGAACGTGCCGGCGGGGCCAACGGTACCATTCAGGCCGGTGACCTGGTGCTCGTGATTCAGATGCAAGGCGCGGAGATTGTGCCGACCCTGCCGGACAACACGGGCAATTACGGCGACGGGCCGGGTGGACAGGACCGAGCCGGTTTTGTGACCAACCCCAACTACATCGCCGGGCAGTACGAATACGCCGTGGCGCAAAATACCCTCGGTGCGGCCGGAGGCACCCTGCAACTGCAAGCAGCCCTGACCAACTCGTATCTGCAAGAAACTACCCCCACCAGCACCATCGGGCGCAGGACCTTTCAGGTGGTCAAAGTCGCCAGTTTCTACGACCTGACGCTACAAACGGGAGGCAAAATCACCACGTACCCCTGGAACGGCACTACGGGCGGAGTCATTGCCCTGGACGTCAACCATACGTTTACGCTCAACGGCACCCTCGATGCCGACTACGCTGGCTTCCGGGGAGGATTTCGCCAGCTGAACGAGCGGACCGCCAACGATACCGGCTACCGCGGCGAAGGCATCGCCGGTACGCCCCGCCAGGTCTACGGATTCAACGACACGTTTACAGCCCTGGTCGGCACCACGGGGTTACCCCAGGGCTATCCCGGCACCACCAGCGGTATCTACGACCCGGATAAAGGCTACGGCGCACCCGGCAACGCCGGCGGATCTTCTGCCGAAGACGGGGGCGGCGGGGGCGGCGGCAACGGGGGGCGCGGCGGCGGCGGCGGGGCCTCCCCCAACTTTAACTCTTCCACCATCTCGGCGGGCGGCACGGCCCTGCGCCTGGACGCGGGCGCACGTCTGTTTTTAGGCGGCGGCGGGGGCTCTGGCGGCATAGACGACGAAACCACCAACCGGCTGGAGGTGTCCAGCGGCCGTCCCGGCGGGGGCATCATCGTCATCCGGGCCAATGCGCTTCAAGGGGCTGGTACCGGCCTGATTCGCGCACGGGGCAACCACGGCGACGACGGATCGAGCGCGGGGGCGAACACCGAAGGCAGTGGCGGCGGTGGGGCGGGCGGCACCATTGTGCTCCTTACCAGCACGGACAACCTCAGTCCCTTCACCATCGCGGCGACCGGAGGAAACGGCACGACCAGCGAAAGCATCACCGGTGGTAACGATGCCGGCGGCGGCGGCGGCGGGGGTGGTAACGTACTCCTGATCCGACGGGGCGGCACGTTTGCCTCGACGGGCACCGTGCAGGTCACCGAAGGCGCGGGTGGCCAGAACGGGACGGGCAGCTACGCCAGTGGGGGTGTGGGCGGTTTGCAGATCTTAACGTCTCCCCCGGCCTCCAACCTCGACTGCGCGCTGATCAACTTACCCGATGCGGCACCGGGAGGCATTCCGGCGGCCAGCCTCATCATCTGGCTGCGGGCTGACCAGGCCGTCACCTACAACGGCTCACAGCAGGTTTCACGCTGGACCGGCCAGAGCGGCGGCGCTTATCCGTTTACGACGACCGCGCTCACGACCCTCGGCACCACGCCGGACTACATCGCGGCGGCCACCAACACGGCTTTCAACTTCAACCCGTCCATTGCGTTTCGCAACCCGTCCGACTACCTGGGCGTACCCGAGATCAACAACTTTCCTACCGCGAACCTCTCCTACTTTGCCGTCACGCAGACCGCCGACAACGTCAACCGTCAGACCGTGGCCTCGTACCTGGCCCCGTCGGCCACTTCCGGCGACGACCACGATTTTCACCTGGAACTTACTGCCAACCAAGTGCAGCAAACCTTTAAACTGGGTCGCCAGCTTATCCACCCCACCGAGGTACGTGACGGCCGCACGCGGATTCTGGCCGGTGCGTACCGCAACGATGGCGGAGCCGCAGGGGTAGACAGCGAACTGCGCCTCGATTACCAGGCCCCTACGACAGCCAACTTAAACGCCGGCAACCTGCGGCAGTCCGGCGCGCTGGTGTTGGGTCAGGACCTGGACAACCTCACTTCAGGAGGTTTTAGCGCCACCGAGCGCTTTCGCGGGGAGATGGCCGAATTTATTCTGGTAGACATCACGCTGACCACCGTACAGCAACAGAAAGTGTCTACGTACCTGGCCATTAAGTACGGCGTCTCGCTTCCGGGTGCTAACTACCTGAACTCGGCGGGAGACGTTATTTTCCCGGGAAGCACCGAAACGACTTACAACCGGAATGTGGCCGGCATTGGCCGGGACGACGCTTCCCGGCTCCTCCAGCGGAAATCCAGAAGCATCCAGAATGACGCGCGCCTCACGGTAGAAACCAGCGCCTTCGCAATGGATCGGCAGTTTTCGGTCTGGGGCCATAACGGTGGTGCTCTGGCCTTTTCTACCGCCGACCTGCCGGCTGGCGTTACGCAGCGATTGGCCCGCGCCTGGAAAATGTACGAGATCAACACCCCCGGCGCGCTTGCGCTGTCGTTCGACGTATCGGGGCTCACCCTGCCGACCGGCAACCTGGTGCTGCTCGTGGACGACAACGGGACGTTTGCATCGGGAACGCAACGTCTGATTCCCGCTACGACGTATGCCGGAGGCGTCGTGACCTTCGAAAACGTAGACCTGGCCAGTGGCGAGGTATTTACCGTCGGCATCGCGCCATCGACCCCCGGAGGCGCAGCGACCGCCATGGGGCTGTGGCTGAAAGCAAACGCCGGCACCAGCACCACCACCTCCGGCGCGACGGTCGCCAGTTGGTCCGACCAGAGTGGCCGCACCAACCACGCCACTAATGCCACAGCAGCGGCACGCCCGACCTACGTCCCTAACGCAATCAACGGCAACCCGGCCCTCGATTTCGACGGCACGAACGACTACATCGGCGGTACAGCAGGAGCCTACTCGCGTTCCTACTACATTGTTCTGTCGCCCGATGCGGCCATCAGCCGTACCCTGGCCGGACAGATGCCGTTCGGCATGGGTTCTTCCGCCAACACCTACAACTACGGAGGGTTAGGCCTGGGCAGCATCACAGGCTCTTTCACCAACGAAGTCATCTTACACCTGGACGGCAGTTCGACCAACTGGCGGAGAGGCTTGACCGGCAACGCCACTTATGCAGCGGCGACGCCTTACCTGATCGCCGTGCGGGACAATGCGGCAGCCAACAGCCTGAACCTGTCCCTGAACGGGGTGAACGTCGACAACAGCCAGGTCAACAGCTTCAGCACCATCGTCAACACCGCCTACAACGTCGGCAACACCAACCCTGGCTCGTCGGGAGCGGCGGCCTTTTTCAACGGAAAGGTGGCTGAAGTGATTACGTTCACCAACCGAACGGCCGATGCAGAGCACGCACGCATTCAGTCGTATCTGGCCATCAAATACGGCCTTACCCTCGACCAGACTACCCGGCAGGACTACGTGGCTTCCAACGGCACCGTGCTCTTTCCGGCCACGCAGGTACTCCCCGACTTCAGCCTGTACGCCAACGACATTGCCGCCATCGGGCGGGACGACCTTTCGGCCCTCGACCAGCGCGCATCCCGCAGCGTCAACAGCGACGCCATCGTCACCGTGACGCATCCTACCAGTTTCACCCATAATTTCTCCTTCCTGGCCTGGGGCAACGATAACGCGGCACTGACCGAAGACCCCAACCCGACGGACGCACCCGCGAATGTCACCCGTCGTCTCCGGCGGGAATGGCGCGTGGCAAAAACCGGCACGGTTGGTCCGGTGACCCTTTCGTTCAACTTGAGCGGCCTGACGGTGACCGGCACCCGTGCGCAGGACTTCCTTCTGATGCTGGACGCCAACGGCGATTTCAGCGATGGCTTCGTCCAGACCCTGGAAGCCACCTCGTGGGCGGGCAATGTGGTCACGTTCGAAGGCGTCGACCTGGTGGACGGTACGGTCTTTACCCTGGCCACGGCCAAGGCACCCTCCAAGCCGGGAGGTGTCGCAACGGCCCTCTGGCTCCGCGCCGATGCGGGCGTCAGCTGTGCGACCGGCGGCTGCCCCGTGGCTTCGTGGCAGGACCAAAGCGGCAATGGCTACACGGCAACGGGCACAGCACCCTACCAGCCGACCGTTGCGAGCCAGGCGATGAACGGACATCAGGCCCTTCATTTCGACGGGATCAGCCAGCGGCTGACAACCAACTTCACCCAGAACCCGGCCACCGCCGCGTTTAGCGTGTTTACCGTCTCTCAACCCGAGGTAGAGGACCGGTTGCACATGCTTCTCTCGCAGAAAAACGGCGGCGGGGGGACGGGGCGCAACCTGTTGGGCTACGACAACGCTCCGGCCGGCACGCTCTACACCAACCTGGGGGGCACCGCCACCAACTCGTCCGCTACCTACACCACCACCGCGCCGGGCATCTACGGGTATACCTATGATCTCGCCACTACGTCGCAGCAGTGGTACCTGAACGGCCAGCCCGACCTCGCGGCGACCTACGCGGCGAGCAGTAGTACCGGCGCCTGGGTGATCGGTGCGAACAAAGGCGAAAGCGCTAACTTTTTGCAAGGCGCCTTGAGCGAGGTGATGGTGTTTCCCAAACGCATCTCGTCCCAGGAACTGCAACGGGTGCACTCCTACCTGGCGACCAAATACGGCATTACGCTGCAACAGGGCACCATGGATTACACCTCCTCTACCGGTACGCTTACTTATCCGGTCGACAGTGACCCCGGCTACCGTGCCTATCGCCACGACATTGCGCTGATCGGGCGCGACGATGCCACTGCCCTGCACCAGCAGTGGTCGCAATCGGTCAACACCGGCAGTGCGGTCAGCATGTTGAAAAACGAGCCGTTCACCGCCGACCAGCAGTTCATCGGTTGGGGGGATAACGGGCAGGATCTAAAGAAGGGCCAGGTGGCCGATGTGCCTTCCGGCATTGAATCGCGCCTGACCCGGGTATGGAAGGTCAGCACCACCAACCAGCCCTCCGGCACGCTTGATCTGACCTTTGACCTCACGGACGTGAACGTGGGTGAGGCCAGCAACCTTCGCCTCCTCGTCGACCAGGACGGTACGTTTGAAGACGCCACCGTTGTCTCGCCCACGATCTCGCAAGCCGGAAATCGCTACACGTTTCATCAGGTTAAAGTAGCCGACCTGCCCAACGGCAGTTATTTCACCCTCGCCTCCAGCAGCCTCCAGGATACGCCGCTCCCCGTCAGGTTGCTGACGTTCGACGGCCACTACGAAGCGTCGGCTGTGCGCTTGCGGTGGGCGACCGCGACCGAAACGGAAAATGCGTATTTCGAAGTATTGCGCTCCGACAACGGGTCCGACTTCCGTCCGATCGGCCGACGCGACGGACAGGGCACGACGGCGGAGCCGTACACCTACACGTTTGCGGATTACGATGTAACGGGCGGCACCTATGTGTACCGGCTACGGCAGGTAGACTTCGACGGCGCGGTGACCTATTCGCCGCTGCTCTCCGTGCAGGTGACCGCCCCCCCGCTGCAGGCTCAGGTATTCCCCAACCCTTCGGACGGCGAGGCGATCCAGGTGGTCATCCACCACCGGGGCAAGGGTGAGGCGGTTCAGGTATGGGTAGTCAGTCCGCTGGGGGCCACCGAATGGCGCAAGGAGGTGATGCCCGTGGGTCCTCCCGCGACGATTACGGATCAACTCCCCCGGCTTTCCCCAGGGCTTCACTACCTGCACCTGCGGCAGGGGGACGCTACGGTCGTACACAAGCTCATTGTCCAGTAA